Below is a genomic region from Deinobacterium chartae.
CCGCCCTGCGCCTCGAGCGGCACGTAGCGCACCTGCCCGCCGGCCAGCTCGATCTGCGGGGCATACATGTCGTAGCTGGGCTCCAAGACGATCACCTCGTCGCCCGGCTCGACCAGCGCCAGCACGGCGGCGTAGGCCGCCTCGGTGGCTCCGCTCGCGACGGTCACCTCGAGCTCCGGATCCGCAGCGTAGCCGAGCTGCGGTGCCATCCAGACCGAAAGGGCCTGGCGCAGCGCGGGCAGGCCCGGTGCCGGGGCGTACTGCTGCGGGCCCGATTCGGCAGCGCGGCGGGCAGCCTCGAGCACAAAAGCGGGCGGGGGTTCGTCGGGAAAACCCTGACCCAGGTTCACAGCCCCGTGTTCGAGGGCGAGGCGGGTGGTTTCACTGAAGGCACTCGGGCCAAAGCCCTGCGTGCGCGTGGCGGTACGCAACATGAGGGGAGCATATCAATTCTGCGCGATCTTAAGGGAAATTCCTTAAGATGTCTGGGCCCAGCTTCCTCGAGGCCACCCGGAAAAGGAGGCCGTGTGATCGGCTGCGCCATCTTCGCCGCACGGATGGTCGCCCTGATCTTTTACCGCCGGGTGCGCCGCACCGTCGGCCCGCAGGCCCGGGTTCCCGCACGCATGATGCGCCGTGCGGTCATCCTGAGCGTCTGGGGCCTTTTCCTGCTGACCGCCGGCCCTTTGAGCCCCCGCGGCTGCTCGAGGACCTGCTGGGCCTGGCCGCAGGCGTGGGTCTGGCGGGGTGGGGCCTGAAACTCACCCGTTTCGAACGCACCGCGCAGGGCCACTTTTACACGCCCAACACCTACTTGGGACTGACGCTGATCGCCGTGCTGATCATCCGGTTGCCCGGCCGCCTGTTCCAGCTGCAGGCGGCCGGGCAGCTGCGTACTGCCTCTCCCCAGGCCTACGCCGCGCTGGGCCCGGGTCCGCTCGCCCGCGGGCCGTTGTTCGTGATCATCGGCTACTACGTCTGTTCCGAGCGGGGTGTGCTGCGGCTGAGCCGCGCAGGGCGAGCGAGCGCGTGAGCTGGCACAGCGCCCGGGTTCAGGGCAACCGTTCACGCTCGCTGACCACCTGCTCCCCCTTGCGCGTGACCGAGCGCAGCATCCCGCTGCCCCGGCGGTAGGTCGTCTCGGTCACGTACTGCTCGCGGACCCGCTGTTGCAAGCCCAGCACCAACTGGGCCTGCACGTCCATCAGCGAAGTTGTTTCTACGGTCAGCTCCTGCGCCGACACCGCCTTGACCCGGTGGCTCTGCGCCAGCACCCCCTCGAACTCCACCGGGATGCCTCCTACGACGTAGGTGCCCTCCACACCGTAGCGGGTACGCCACACCTGACCGGTCGCGAAAGCGGCGGTATTGGGCATGCTGGTTCCCTGTACGGTCCGCACCCGCACCCGCTTGAGCCCCTCGGCGCTGACCGGCAGGGTGGTCTGAATGATGGCGTCCGGGCGACACACGAAGCGGGTCGGCCCCAGAGGTGCCGCCGGTTCGCTGCGCACCTCGTAACGGTCGGGGGCCAGCACGACTACCCTCGAGCTGAAGGTGGTCGTGCTGGCCCCGCTGCGCTGGCGGTAGCTGACACTCTGGCCCGCCGGGGGCACGAAGTACGGATTGTGACAGGCCTCCTGAGCAGCGGCCCCCGAGAGCACGGCAAAGCACAACAGCGCGGCAGGTTTCACATCCCACACCATACAACTCTGCTCCCACCGCCCTCGAGGGGGTATGCTCGGTACGTCCTGTTTCACACAATCCGAGCTGCTACGCCCCCTTGCCCACTCTCTTTACGGAGGCCGTCATGAACGAAACCCAGAGCATCCTCGAGGCCACCTTTGCGCAGGTCGTCGCGTGGCGCCGTCACCTGCACCAGCATCCCGAGCTGTCCTTTCAGGAACACCGCACCGCCGGGTACGTGGAGGCCCAGTTGCGGCAGATGCCGAACCTCGAAGTCTCGCGGCCCACCGCGACCAGCGTGCTGGCCGTGCTGCGCGGCGGGGCCGGACCGGGCCGCACCGTGCTGTTGCGCGCCGACATGGACGCGCTGCCGATCCTCGAGGAGAACGACCTCGAGTTCGCCTCGCAAAACCCGGGCGTGATGCACGCCTGCGGACACGACGGGCACACGGCGATGCTGCTGGGCGCTGCGCAGGTCCTGTCGCGCGAGCAGGCTTCGCTGCGCGGCGAGCTGCGCTTCATTTTCCAGCACGCCGAGGAGCTCTTTCCCGGAGGCGCTCAGGAACTGGTGGACGCGGGCGTCATGGAGGGCGTGGACGTGGCGGTCGGGGCGCACCTGTTCTCGCCGATCCCGGTGGGGCTGGTGGCCCTCAAGTCCGGTCCGCTGCTGGCCGCGCCGGATACCTTCGAGATCACGGTGCAGGGTCGGGGCGGCCACGGCGCCCTGCCGCACCAGACCGTGGACCCGATCGTGATCGGCACCCAGCTCGTGACCGCGCTGCAGACCATCGTCTCGCGCCAGCGTGATCCGCTGGAACCGGCGGTGCTGAGCGTCACCACCTTTCACGCCGGAACGGCGCACAACGTCATCCCCGAGAGCGCAACGCTGGGCGGCACGGTGCGGACCTTCGATCCGGAGCTGCGCCAACAGATCCCGGTGCTGATGGAGCGTCTGATCAAAGGCATTACCGAGGGTTTCGGGGCCAGCTACCGCCTGACCTACGATTTTGGCTACCGCGCGACCATCAACGATCC
It encodes:
- a CDS encoding M20 family metallopeptidase, with the translated sequence MNETQSILEATFAQVVAWRRHLHQHPELSFQEHRTAGYVEAQLRQMPNLEVSRPTATSVLAVLRGGAGPGRTVLLRADMDALPILEENDLEFASQNPGVMHACGHDGHTAMLLGAAQVLSREQASLRGELRFIFQHAEELFPGGAQELVDAGVMEGVDVAVGAHLFSPIPVGLVALKSGPLLAAPDTFEITVQGRGGHGALPHQTVDPIVIGTQLVTALQTIVSRQRDPLEPAVLSVTTFHAGTAHNVIPESATLGGTVRTFDPELRQQIPVLMERLIKGITEGFGASYRLTYDFGYRATINDPEVTELLREVVREAAGPEALIEATPSMGGEDFSAYLTRAPGAFILIGARNEEAGITAPHHHPRFDIDERSLDVGVRVLVAAARRLV